Within the Methanofastidiosum sp. genome, the region ATAGAGGATTTCTTATATTATCAATTAAAAAAGCAATATAATGAATATTTTCTTGAAGTTGCGTCTGAGCCTTTTTCTTGTCTGTAATATCCATAACCGCGATAATATTTCCTTTTGTAGGATTTAGGGTGCTCAATGGGCTACTCCTAAGTTGACAATCGAAAATACTACCATCTTTTCTTATCCATCTTGTTTCTAAATCAATAATTTTATTTTCTTTACAACTAGATTCAAGCTCCTTACAAATACGAGTATATTCAGATTCTTCTTGATAAAATATTTTTGTACCATTCTTAATAACTTCTTCAAAAGAGTAACCAGTCATTTGACACATCCTTGAATTGCACCACTGTAGATCGTGTTGATTTATAAGTCCAATCCCTATAGGTGCAGCTGCAAATATTCCGTTTAACGTGTTCTCCCTTGATTGAAGTTCCTCTTGAATTTTTTTTCTATCCGTTATATCTATCCCCATCTCAACAGTAAGCATTGTCTCATCGTAATCCTCGAAAGGGAAATCATAAACTTGGTAAGTTTTTCCATTTATTAGAGTTTTTTCACTTATATATGTCTGTTTAGTTGAGAATACTTTCAATACAGGGCACGATACACAAGGATCTTGATTTTTATCTTCAAAACCATGAAAAATTTTATGGCAACTTTTTCCATCAGCTAGATCAAAATTATCTCTTAAATACTTATTTACAAATCTCATAGATAAATCGGGACTAAAAACACAAACATACGCTGGCAATTCTTCCAATAAAGAGTATAGTCTTTTCCTACTAGCAGTTATAGTTTCTAACACTATTTTTTTTTCATTAACATCATTTAGTATAAAATGGGCTTTGGCATAGTGTTCACGATTGTCATATGCCATTTTTCCATTTATTGAAAAAACTGTTCTTGTTCCATCTTTCTTTATCATTTCAAATTCTACATCTTTTGCAATTCCTTTTTCAAAAAATTCTTCAAAGAAATATTTAAAATCTTCACGATGTTCAGGCGCAACATAATTCTGAATGTAACTGCCTACAATT harbors:
- a CDS encoding PAS domain S-box protein; this encodes MDDKEKSKEQLIEEISQLRENYECYKFLFDKAPLSYISIDKNGEIIKINKAFLQSLEYSEEEIVGSYIQNYVAPEHREDFKYFFEEFFEKGIAKDVEFEMIKKDGTRTVFSINGKMAYDNREHYAKAHFILNDVNEKKIVLETITASRKRLYSLLEELPAYVCVFSPDLSMRFVNKYLRDNFDLADGKSCHKIFHGFEDKNQDPCVSCPVLKVFSTKQTYISEKTLINGKTYQVYDFPFEDYDETMLTVEMGIDITDRKKIQEELQSRENTLNGIFAAAPIGIGLINQHDLQWCNSRMCQMTGYSFEEVIKNGTKIFYQEESEYTRICKELESSCKENKIIDLETRWIRKDGSIFDCQLRSSPLSTLNPTKGNIIAVMDITDKKKAQTQLQENIHYIAFLIDNIRNPLSIISGYAEIKIEDEKMNKKILNQVDKIEGLIEGLDKGWIDTEDTKEFLRSFM